ACCTCCCAGACCAGACAAACTTGGTTCACTGTACTGAGTGTAATACACTCGGTCTCCTCTTCCAGCTCTACACACatatcctgctgtgtgtgtctgaccatgAACGATGTAGGAATCCTGTTCAGTCCCACTGCTGCTACCAGGTAACAGCTCATAGCTGTAGGAGTTGTGTGACAGATCAGGAACAGTCTTATACCAGTAGAACCTCCATCCTGCAGATGGATGTTCAACCTCACAGTTCAGAGTTACTGAGGCTCCAGGACTCAGCCATGATggagacacagtgaggacaggccGAGGTTTATCTGTTGGAGAGTGATTTTCTTAGAATGAATGTTATAAGTGCATACTCCAGACCTTTTTTACATTGCAGGTGCACTTACTGTCATATACTATCAAGGTGAAGGCATCACTCCACTCCGTCATAGACATTTGAGGCATTTTTCTTCCTGCCCATACACCTGTAGTCTCCACTGTAGGACCTATAAGCCAATAATCAAGGTTTCATGTTGTGCTGGGGGTTTGATGGAGCTGCTTGTTTTCCATTCATACTCCCACTCAGTATCTTCCTCATCCTTGATATCACACTTGAGGGTGATGGTCTCTTCTTTATATATCTTAGGCCAGTTGGGTTGCACAGTCACGACAGCCCTGTTTGCAACTGTTCACATTAAAGAATAAACCCACAAAAAAGCGATTATAATTTAcaaaacagatttcattttcTGCACTGTGTATTCAACATCATATTGCCATACTCACCAAGTTTGTAAAGAGTTATGACTTCGCTGTACTCTGTGTAGTAAACTGGGTCTCCCCCTTCCCCCCTCTGCACCAGTAGAGTCCTTCCTGTGAAACTCTGATTTGTCCCTTTGCTTGTAAAACAGCATTTGGTGCGTTCAGTTGTTTGCGTTCAGGGTTTCTCTTGTCTCCTCTGTACCAGTAGTATTTCCAAGGCAGGTGATAGTCTCTCAGTGCAGGTCAGGGTCACACTGCCACCTATTGGAATGACTCGTCTCTCAGGCATTTATGTTGGCCTTtggtttcttttctgtttagagtaagaacataaaaaaaatgtcccaATCATTCTGTGTTAATGCTATTTGCTGGTTTCATAAGTCAGAGCATCCAAACTACACATGTTGCGGGtatgtaattttctgtcagaaaaCATGCTGTCAACATATCAATGACCTATGACAGCGATTTTTGtgagatactgtatataatggAGAGTTATTGGTTGTTATCTCAAAATACCCACTAACCCCTGCCAACATCTGGCTTTTGCTTCAATCATCATCACACTGAGGGACACAACAACACTATGAATGTTCATacagtttttcattattatcactggcatttttgtttgatgGAATTGTGGAGCCGCACATGTGTTGCCTGCTCAACCTGGAGATGTTGTGGTTACAAAGTTGTGGTATCTTTCTTGTacagataaatgaaaacatgacattttcactcAGGATGAAAGACGGTAAAACTTACGAGATACTGTCAACGTGATAGCATCACTCCATTCAGTTGAAGAATACAAGTTTCCACTGTGTCTACCCTTACACCAGTAGTTCCCGCTGTCAGACTTAAGAGCCTTCCTAATCTTATATTCATtatggctcactgatgtgtttgagGCAGATTTCATCCATTCATACGTCCACTTAGTACCTCCACCTCCCTGGATCTCACAGCTGAGAGTGATCGTCTCACCACTGAATATCTGGGTGCAGTTTGGCTTCAGAGTCACAACAGCCCTGCTGGAAACTGATAACATACCCAGttacaacagaaataaaagcataaatgtcagtgttttttgcAGCACTGGCAATCATAAATGCACTGTGAAACAAATTGCTACACTCACCAATTTTGTGAATAGTCAGCATATTGCTATTCTCTGTGAGGATCTTCAGgtcacttttctctcctctgcaccaGTAGATGCCTCCTTCTGTGACgctgatatttctgtttctcatgAATATTTCTACCACAGGTCCTGTAGTTCGTCTGAACCACCGATATCTCCAGCGGGAGGAGTCATCAGTATCCACAGAGCAGGTCAGCATCACACTTCCTCTCATTGGTACGGTTCTTTTATCACCTCTCAGGGTGGCGGTAACATTTTGTGCTGTTGATTCTGATATAGAAATATGTTTTACACATAGATATTATTTGCTGTTTTAGGGCAATTACCATCCCCTTTCTGGTGTTTAATACATTACATCTATAAGCACATCTAACAGTGATGTCAATGTGTTCTCCAAATAAATCTAATTGAGCCATTTGCACTAAACAGTCAGTTCATTGCTGTAAGTGTCTTGCACAAACTAATGAATGAGCTAACTACTGCTCTGATTAATCCTCTATTTGGTTTTTATTAATGCCAATAATTCTAAATATTTAAGTGTCTGACATTAAAACAGGATAGGATTAAGcacattcagtttttttatttgccaCTCCTtcacagaaagaggaaatgagtTAAGAGTGACAGTAGCTAGAAACATCTTTGATGAATATATGGAAAAACAGAAGTATAAATTGTGTGATCACCTTGAGCGACTCCATACTTGCGGAACGTGTTCATCACTAAAATAAACATTGATATTTCATTATATCATTCATTACATCAGAGAGTTTCAAAATAacaagggattttttttttccaaaagctGGACTTTCATGTGTTTCGATATAGAAATATGAAATCATAATTAATGATCAAATAACATTACTATaactttttttaacaaattacTGAGACTGTAAACAAGCCAAAGGATTTGTTAAAGTTTCGCCTGCAGTATAAACTATAAACAATACAGGTTATACCAATCCATCACACAAACAACTAAGTAAAAACTTGGCAAACTACTGATGCTCTGTCCTCACTATAAAATGTTCCTTTATCTGTGCCATTAAAACAGAAAGTGTCTGAAGTACTCACATAACACCAGCACACAGAGCAAGGTGTGTCCCATCCTCACATCCAGGACAGACGCTCTGCATCTGAGGAATGTGTCCAACTCAGTGTGTGAAACTTGAAtaataagagagaaaatgaaacagaattcATGCCAATTTCTGCTCTGGTTTTCGCAATATTTGATCATCCCCGCCTTCTTCCTctttgaaagaagaaaaaaaaaaaatgagaatatTGCATTAGGTTTTGTGTTACAGtgtatcatttatttaaagacatatttaataatgtaataaaatgaaaatgaaatatttaatgattGTTATGTTTATGTTCGTATTACTCAAGACTAGAAATAGACATGATGATATAATGTTTAGTAGATCACCAAAGAGGaactggaaacaaaaatgtgaagtgAACTAATCTCCATGGTGAAATCATTTTGCTGTATCATTGAAAGTGCAGCTGATGCTTCAGAGGGCTTTCCAATATGTACACAAAATCCTCTCTCCTTAGACTCAAACTAAATTAGGAAAACGTCCttcatcagaaaaaaatgaagaaacctcaggaaacaaacataaagTAACAACTATAACAACTAAATatctaaagagaaaaacattttgctttctTCATTAAGTGTAATTTGGCACTGTCATTTAAAAGTATCAGTTCACATAATGAACATCTGACAGTTCAGGTTATTGCataatttcctgtttgtgtAAGACAGTTGATTTTTCTGCAAAAAACGGTATACTATAAAGATTACTAGGAGAGAAGGCATTCAACTTTGTTAGAGTAAAATGCAAATGACAGCTccctgctgggaaaaaaaagtttgttgttgCCTAAAAAGGTGAAAgaccaaactttaaaaaatacaaactaagagctgaaaaaaatatttatatagcaccagGATGGCCAGTAAGAAAAGGCCTGCAGCTTTAAGTTCTCTGTGATTTATGGGTGCAACACAACCTTATTTCTTATGGTTTTATTGTTATCTTTAGGCTGCCCCAGTGATTTAAATAATGTTGTATCCTACAGTTAACACCTGAGTTAAGAGAGATGATGCTTGAGGAAAGAATGAAGTCCAGAGACtatcaacaaagacacacagatggtgcaGAGGGCTTGCTGAGAACCCAGGGCCAGAGGACATCACTGAGATGTTGCAAGGAAGATGGTTACAAGGTAAAGATGAGTTCACTCAGAGAAACATGAATTTCTGGGcttctgaaaaataaagattacaACTCCTTggcttaaaaatataaaatacaaagagtAATAATTGACTTTGTTTATTGCTGGATGTGTCCTGTCAACAGTTGTACAGGCGTCTCTTCCCCTTatggtgaaaataatttttggGCCATTTCGTTGCAGTGCTTCGAGTggccactgaaaaaaaatggctgcaagGATGAGCGGCGGAACCGTATCTTGTGCTTTTAATACATCCACGATCCAGACCTTATCGGTATCCTACCGTCCCTGCGGATGTATtataagaccaatcagaggcggttcCTGGGCGGAACAGAATCTGATAGCCAATTGGCGTTTACGCTGACGTTGTTGGCTTGCCTGTGTTGCCATTGGCTATGACATTCTGAGCGGAAAGAGGCGGAGCAACGACGACGgggaaaacagattaaaatcaGCGTTTGAACCATctcctcggtttgtcagtaccGCGAAAAAGCCTAATTTCCTAAGAGGCCTGGATGCTAAAAgaagctttggagctgtttttttgtcgaacacgagtgaggctgtGGGCTGAATTCACCTGCGGCCCGAAGGTAAGGACAAGGAGCGGACcagctagcggctagcgttagcgacgagcgttagcattagccttctcttttaatgACATGTCTTCCATTTTCACTCGTTTTTATCGCATGGGTAAGaatgtggttgtttttctgtgactgaggcgtccctgacattATATTGTCCACATTGTGGAACCCCAACGTGGACGGGCGGAAATACAACAAGCTCTTGATAGTCTTGTTTAAATCCctagtgtgtttgtttaccgTCACTTAAGCGACATTTTGCATCTACTTGTAAATTTGTGTTCCGTTCGTGTCATTTAACTCAACTCATTGCGGTCTGTCAGGTTgttgtcatcgttttgtgtctctgtggtcattttgtattatactgcgtctgtacctggctgccTTTACATGTGGACGTCAGCCTTAGCATTAGCTGCGAGCGTTAGTATTATCCTTATCTGTTAGTGATGCTTTTGGACAGACACCCCAAcatcaccttacagaccaacaggtatgtgtaattgctcagagctcaaggtgactTTTCAATCAACAGTATTTTCTATTTATCATATTACAAAGAAAACTATTAAATTCTTACCTCTCAAGCCTCTGTCTTCAAGCAAATATTTGTAAATGtgtcaaaatagttgccaatcttgtgtctgtgtataaaacaacaaatgcaacattttctgtcttggattgttattgataaggatcagtcaaaatgggattgaaaaatatcttaacttcactTTCATTGTACATGACCAGAAATTCTTAATTAGATGCATATGCAAAACATACTACACTACAcagtacaaaacaatatcagttctACAATCAAGGTATTGGGGTgagttaattttaactgttggtcagagggtaattttttaaatatctttacagtgtaTAATGACTGATTCTACACTTACTTGAAATgtttcacataagctgctgtaaatgtggtcgttattcattaaatgaaaacaacacaaaaaaatacactttaaatatgtgttaataagaaagttgaaatgtaaaataatggtTCTGTATGAGACTGTCTGTGGttgaagaaatactcagactgaggtataataaacaacacaagttaaaatcctgcaatttacttaactgatagtgtttactCTATTTTACTCTGTGATTGCTtaatcattttactttactagtgttttgatcattttcctttgtatgtttctctttgattgcctccaggtgtcaccacttcatccacactATTGTCCACAATTGCTGAGACGTcgtctgtgatcgcagagacatggttcttgattggagagacattgttgaggatgagggagacatcgtccacgatcttAGATGTTGTCCATggttgcagagaccttgtcaaagatgagagagacgttgtccatgatcagagacattgtccatgcttcgtagagaccttgcgatagaatcggcggagacgggggtcaccgatttgacggcattgcccgcgatcagggacattgttgatgatcacagagacaccgtttatgatctcagagacatcgtccacgatcacaaggacattgttcatgatcgcagagacattgtccataatctcagagacattgtccacgatcacagagacatagtccacgatcacagagacatcgcccacgatcacagagagactTTGTATGATAAAGAAGTTCTTTGACACCAGGACAATTcacaggtaattcacaaacagctttacatcaactgtccaacataGAGCACTGACATTCATTTGTCTTTGGttagtattcagtatatcactatttcattttctgaaatgtatGTCAAATGTGGCAATTCAGTTGTGaagttgaatatttatctgtgttttcatggttaaactgttgatgaggaataggtagtagtgtattgatcattttcctttgtatgtttctctttgatttcctccaggtgtcaccacttcatccataCCATTGTCCACGATCACTGAGACGTcgtccgtgatcgcagagacatggtccatgatcggagagacattgttgaggatgagggagacattgtccacgatctgagacattgtccatggtcacagagaccttgtcaaagatgagagagacgttgtccatgatcagagacattgtccatgcttcgtagagaccttgcgatagaatcggcggagacgggggtcaccgatttgacggcattgcccgcgatcagggacattgttgatgatcacagagacagcgtctatgatctcagagacatcgtccaagATCACAGACATAGTCCATGtttgcagagacattgtccataatctcagagacattgtccgcgatcacagagatgtagtccatgatcacagagagtcttcgtacaatgaagaaggtctttgagaccaggactgaagCCTCCgggtaattcacaaacagctttacatcaaccgTCTAACACAGaccactgacattgtttatgttcagtgttcagtgtatcagaaaagtgtaataatagaagtaatctgcaatataaaaataatgtataagtaatctgtattaatagaagtaatgtaaaagtaattagcaatatcagaagtaagatgtaatagtcaaagtaatctgttactaaatgtagtttgcaacagaAAACTCTATCTGTAAATTTACAAGTAATATGCAATgggaaaagtaatctaatattagaggtaacagtagaagtcatctgtaatataaaagcaatgcagaagtaatagtaatccaaaatagaagtaaaaatgtcacagtatagtaaggcatcaaaaatgtaaaaaatgtaatattacagtaagacatcaaatgtcagatgttattgttgttgttaaggatcagtaaaaataggactgaaaaatatcttcagtttgattgtatatgatcagaaattctttatcttgtgtatgtgctagacatactacattacattacaaaacaatatcagttctacaaattataaaatattgGATTGAGTTGTTcgtaagtgtgttaattttaattgCAACCAGTtgtacacttatttacttaaaatcTTCACATAAGATTCTGTTAAGACTAGGGATGCAACGataccactttttttcaaaCCGATACGATACCAGtacttggatctgagtacttgccaATACAGAGTACCAATACTAGTACTTATTAACGCGAttacacttcgtacatttacttgaaaacgtgttttattttcatcagatattgtttcattctctgacTGTAAGAAATGGCTGACTGAtatttgaacattccattatatatggcatcaccacacattttactcaaatagaagtactgttaaaatactgttattgacattttagcattcaactgcatctttttttaacaaacagaatatcttcaaggcaggagtaggcta
This genomic window from Lates calcarifer isolate ASB-BC8 unplaced genomic scaffold, TLL_Latcal_v3 _unitig_2562_quiver_2230, whole genome shotgun sequence contains:
- the LOC108892949 gene encoding uncharacterized protein LOC108892949, whose product is MGHTLLCVLVLLMNTFRKYGVAQESTAQNVTATLRGDKRTVPMRGSVMLTCSVDTDDSSRWRYRWFRRTTGPVVEIFMRNRNISVTEGGIYWCRGEKSDLKILTENSNMLTIHKIVSSRAVVTLKPNCTQIFSGETITLSCEIQGGGGTKWTYEWMKSASNTSVSHNEYKIRKALKSDSGNYWCKGRHSGNLYSSTEWSDAITLTVSQKKPKANINA